A region of the Heteronotia binoei isolate CCM8104 ecotype False Entrance Well chromosome 9, APGP_CSIRO_Hbin_v1, whole genome shotgun sequence genome:
ACTCCCATGCCTCCCAAGCCAACCAGGTGGAGGGTCCTGCGTCCAGCATGCTCCACCAGAAAGAGCTGCAAAATTGGGGAAACAAAAAGtgcttttggcagttgctgcaGGGACCTGCAGCCCAAAGAAGAAAGGCAGCAGCCGTGCAGCAGCAAGGGCCAAGGCTTCCCTGGATGCAGAGATGCTCCTCGTCCTGCCCATGgagcatcaccccccccccacgcacacacacacacactttgggcACACGTTCCTCAAGCAGCTGCCATTGCACACACCCTCCCCATATCACTCCTGACCCACAACACCaagggctccagactctttgggaagggggaggggcagggagtgcaGCAGGGAAAACGGTATTCTGTGGGTGGGACCTTCCGAATTACACACCAGGGGCAGGGAAAGcctccgggggggtggggggaaggggagaacctGCTGTAGTTGGAAAAGCCAAGGCAGGGGGAAATCTCTGCTGGTACGGGAATTCAGCCAGGTTGATCTGAACTCCCATCAGAAGGAATGGAGCCcttccctcttctgcctctggaaCTGGAAGTTCCGGACCTGGACTCAGGACAGCTCCCCACTACAGCTACTCGGGCTGTCCTGCATGAGTATTTTGCATTGGACAAGGACAGACAACAGGGGATCACTCTCCAGCATGCAAATCTCAACCTCTTCTGGTATTACAGAGACTTTAAAGGATCCTTAAAACGTGCTGCTTTTGGCCTCTGAAATTTTATTCATCTTCCAAGTCCTGGCTGAGGATCTGCACCTCAACAGAAACTCCACCCCCAGCCCCCGAAATGGTAATTTTAAGACAACTTACTGATACAACTGTAAAGACggtgttgaccacccctgccccaaTGGTTGCATAGACAGGCTCCTTGACTCCAGCATCCCTGAAGATCCCAGTAGAATAGTAAAACACCTGGAAGCAGAGAAATATTCAGAACCAAGACTCAATCAAAAATATGAGCCAACTGCATTGGGTCAGAACGTTTCAATCAGCTCTTACAAATACCAAAGTGAGGATCATGGCAGACAGCCAATCAGATGCAACGGACAGATTAAAGCCAAGCTGCTGATTCTAAGTTCTGTCTCATCCCAAGAGACAGCCATTGTTGTTAATTGTGACCACATAAAGGAGATTTGGAATAATCTGAATTCAAAGTACGGGCAACGCACCTTtattcagaggcagtatctgCACAAACGCCTCTACTCCCTCAGTCTTGCCCCAGGGGGTGCTATCTCAGATCACCTAGATAGAATTCTGGCTCTTGTAGCTGAATTAAGATCAGCAGGAGGCACAGTTTCCACTGAGGAGCTGCAGGCAGTCATTGTCTCTTCGTTTCCAGAATCCCATGACAGTATTTTGGCGCCAATTGAATCCAGAGAAGAGATTGATATTGATTTCACGACTGCATATTTGAGAGATTTGAGTGTTAAGCGGAAACTCTCTAAAATGTCAAGCCAAATGCAAGCGTTGCCTGTGAAGGAGGAAAAAGGGGGCAGAGATCAAGGGATCTGCCACCGGTGCCAGAGGCCAGGGCACATTGCGCGATTTTGTAAATCAAAGCAAGGCAGATTTAAAGGTAATGGCCCGGCCTTCTCAGACAAAGGTGGAGGAGGTGTGCCTCAGCAGGGGCCCAAAGGCTCACAGACAAAGGAAAAGCCTCGTGGTGCTGAAGTTTCGTTTATGTTAAGGGCCACTGACGTAGCTGACAAAGGGGCCTTTTTATTGAACTCTGGATCTACTACCCACATATGTAGATCGAGAAGATGGTTTGTTTATCTAGATGAAAGTGAGCAGAGAACTCTGAAACTTGCTAATGGTGATGTTTTGCAAACACACGGGATTGGATCGGTAAAATTCTCAGTTTATGCAAAGGATGGGCAGCTGATTGATGTGTTGTTGAAAGACTGTGTTTACTCTGAGCAAGCAGATCagaatttaatctctgtaatgaaattaacagatcaaggaaatgtgtttttgattGAAGATAGAAAATGCACCATTGCCCTCCCAGGGcgtgatatcctttttgaggcagtGAGATTTGGTGACGCATACTATCTTAACCCCATAGAAACGTGTCATGTCTTCAAGGCAACAGAAAGTTTGTGTCCTCATAAGGAATGCCTTTATGGATGGCACAGGAGGCTTGGACACAGGAATATGAGATCTGTTAAGAAGTTGTTGAACACATGTGAAATAAAGTTTGCAGAATGTGGCCAAGAGATGCAAGCTTGTGATGTGTGTGTGAAAGGGAAAGGCACAGCGCCACCCTATAGCAAGAGAAAGCCAGTGCACAATGAGAAGTTTCTGGAGATCATAAGAAGCGATATAATGGGCCCTATAAAGGAAAGCACAGGGAAGAATAAATATATGTTAACCTTCCAAGAAGGGAAAACTCGTTTTGTGCATGCATACCTGTTGAAATCAAAGACTGAAGTCTTAGAGAAGTTCAAAGTGTATGTGGCTGCAGTGAAAAATAAGTTTGGAAGAGCTCCAGAGACACTCTTCACTGACAAAGGGTCAGAGTACTGCAACCATGAGTTCCAGAGCTTTCTAGAGCAGGAAGGAATTCAGCATATGACCACTGTTGGCTACAGCCCACAGCAGAATGGCTCTGCAGAGCATTTAAACAGGACTTTGCTGAATATGACAAGATGCCTGCTTATACAAGCAAATCTACCACAGCAATGCTGGGGTGAAGCTCTGATAACTGCTGTGTATCTACACAATAGAGTCCCTTCTACAGCCATAGATAAATCGCCTTTTGAAGGCTGGCATGGCAGAAAGCCATCCCTGAAACACCTGAAGTGTTTTGGATCCACAGTGTTTGCCCACATCCCCGAGAAGAGAAGGGGAAAGCTAGATGCAAGAGCAGAACTGGGCATCCTAGTTGGCTACGCCCAAGGAGGCAAAGGCTACAGGGTTATGGATCCAAGTACTCTGTTGTCTAGAGAATGTAATGTTGTGCATATTGAAGAGAACAGTGTACACCTAATACCTGAGCCCACAGTGCAGGAAGATCAGGAAgctgatgcaggaatgtccctcactgaaatggccgattggctgactgccagtagcgccaaccctcaaggtaggccagaaagcaccccagaagcagaaggggaggcagatcaagcTGGGCCAGAAGGGGAGACAGGCAGTACAGTAAggcaatctcagaggagcaacaagggcgtaccacctgccagatatggactttgtaatgttctgcaaactgcagaagaatcctcagacaatgaggaaatcccaagggagctgattgtaaagtatgccactctcagaaccctactgagtatagcagcacagaaaggaatgcatgtgCAGCACCTTGAGACTGAAAAGGCTCACTTACCTGATAAAGGACTgagtgaagtgctaactgcttttctgcagaagcaagggttccagcaagggaaagtagaacccagcctgttcttcaaactgaagaaTGATAAATGCCAGTATGTACTGATGTCAACTGATGGACTGTTGTTATGCTGTCAATGTGAATCTGATGTGCAAGAGATAGTTGACAAGCTGAATGCAGAAGTGGAAGTAAAACATTTTGGGACTTTGAACCACTATCTTGGAATACAGATAGAAAGGACAGAGAATGGAGGTTTTCTTCTGAGTCAAAGAACCAAAATCCTGAATCTTGCTAAGGCACTGAGCCTGGAAGATGTCAAGAGAGCAAGTTTCCCACTTGACccatcttacctcaagctggaagaTGGAGTGCCTCTAAAGGACAATCGTCTGTACAGAGAGACCATTGGGAAACTTTTGTATCTAGCTCAACTCACCTGACCTGACATAAGTGCAGCCgttggaatcttgagcagaaagacaagctcacctaatcatcatgattggaatgcagtaaagagaCTTGTTAAGTATCTTATTGGGACAGCTGACCTGAAACTGAAGATGATGACCCAAGATTGGTTGGATACATGGACGCAGATTGGGCCAAAGACACTACTGAACGCAAATCAGTTAGtgggcatctgtttttctacGGAAGCAATCTGATCAGCTGGACAAGTCGCAAGCAGAGTATAGTAGCTATGTCCTCAAcggaagctgagtttgattctgcagcaggtgcctgcaatgagcttgaatggatcctacacctgctgagagactttggaatagaagagcctattccagtaaccctgtttgaagataacacaccttgcctaagtttgatcaagagtgaaagtgtcaaaggcaagaccaagcacatttctgtacgataccacaaggtgagggtgttgcagcaacaagGAATGATTGAAGTAAAGTTTTGTCCTTCAGAAGAAACGATTGCTGACATCCTGACCAAGCTGCTCACCAAGAAGTTTGAGCAcctgagagagaagctgaaacttcatgacttcagtttgtgaacttgagaaggggattgttgggttttctgatgcaatttcacttcctgttgtcatgagttaattaaatgaatgtatatgcatgctgatgcttagccagtgagagatagagccaatgagaatgtgtgcacgtacttcccgctcaggctgggtgtcgatatgtatagtgaccattgaaggaaagccctaataggctaatccatatatttgggaggtggtctgggggaaaccatttggtcagttttactgccctttgtgtaaagccctcagatctccatgcagttagagtttggactccagagagtcgagatgtagtctagaggctagataggataatgaatccttcttttgtttctagaaatcccagtaaccctttcctcatagtaaaagtaaactactttattcttaagctaaaacgtctgcctggcttgtttttgtggttctctccacacaactctgctaaaggtatCTGTAAACCCTAACAGAAACTGAAGatgctccttggagaaagggcccGCTAGAGGCTGAAGCCAGAGTATTCAGCGCAGCGTCTTGTCCCAGGTTTGCCAACTGATGGAGAAGAGAAGGGCAGCTAAGCCTTAACGGCTACCTGCTCTGAAGAACCCCTCTGGCAAAGGCAGTACAGCAAGCTCCGCACAGGCATGTGGCGGGAAAGGAAGCGTTGCTAGGAGCTGCAGAAAAAACTCGTCACAGGGCACCTCAAGGTGGACCTCTCTGTGCCTTGCTACGCAGCTGCCCTTGCTTGGCCTGATAAGAAACAAACTCAACTGCTGTGAAACAAAGCCACAACTGGGAGGGGGCTGAACGATACGCCCAAGACTGACGTCTGCCAGGCTCACTCCAGCTTCTCTCACCCTGCCTGCTCCCAAGCCTGGAACGCCAACCTCACCCACACAAGCCGAGCAGGCAAAGCTTTGAAAAATGGCCAGCCCAGCAATCTCTGTATTTGCACAGCGTACACACCTTCGGCAACAGATGACAACCTCCAGATCTCACCAGATTCCTCACAGCCTCCCCTCTTTCCTATAGCTCTGCCCCTGCTCTCCTTCAATCCCACAGCAGTCTGGTCCCATCTGCTGCTCTTCCTAATCTGACAGGTCAGGGGTTGAGTCTGAGGCAGCCATCCGATGGCACCCTGGAGAGGCCCCTTCTGCCGCCTCTCCTGGGCAGAAACTCCCTCTGGCCGCCCAGGAGGGAGGGGCGCAGGGTAACCGGCATCAGCCTCCCCCCTAACAGACTTTCTTTAAGGCACTGCAGCGCTCTGGGAAGGTGCAGCTGCTTCCAACCGGGGGTCTCTGCAGCCCAGTAGAAGGGAGACGCTCACACAAGCCGGGTTTGGGCACATTTTAACCTAATCCTGGTTAAGTTTGCTGCCAGCAGGCAGGCTGAAAGATGACAACATGCCCAGCGCCATCTACCACCATTATGCGAGCCTTCCCACCAGACAGAACCAGCCTTTCCCCTCAGCCTGCAGTGGAGTTTTGGGCAGCCCTTCGGACAGGAGCTGGAGCAGCCCGAGAGGACGTACCGCGTTGATGCCCgagagctgctgggagagctggaGCATGATGGCGATGAGGATAGCCTGGCGGTAGCTGGGCGAGCGGAAGAGCTCGAGGATGGTCACTTTCTTCTCCTGGGACATCTTGGCACTTTCGTCCTTCATCTCCTGGATGTCTGCAGACACATCCTGGGTGCCCCGCAGCTTCTGGAGGACTGGCGGGAAGAACCAAGCAGCTCAGTAACACAGAGACAGCAGTGGCCCAGGAGAGCTAAACATGCCCTGGGAGTTCATGGGATAGGAGACCCCACCCCCCCGGCACATCCCTCTTCTCAGCGCAGAGACAGACAGTCAAACATTGTTACTCTCCACCTTCAACTTCAGGATGTGCGCCTGCACTTGCACGCCTGCTCCTCCCTCACTGTCCtggatgtcatgggtgctggggaccctgcagaagaagctgagcctgcagaagaaactgtgtccctgccaccggcaccagtgccTCTGCCTCCTACTGGGAAAGATCCAAGCCCCcgtgcctcgccctctcgggtggctcgtgtgcgtgaccgccttcgtcaggacctcagggatcagaggagggtggcacactcacgagcaagatgctccctaagccctgagttctaaaaggatcctggcccctctaggagtgaggatgcttgagtctcagcaggatcctggctgccctctgagtcagcaattagtccaaatgggcaacagacagcagagggctatatagctgtgggcttggggagaaggctttgtggaagcaactagtcacttacctgacgttctagtaGCCACtgcggcttctgactttggcttctggaccccctgactttgggtttggcttctggaccccctgactttgggtttgacttctggacccccctgactacggctcctggacctctgacctgcgatacctggactgtgatttggtgttGGTgtattggaccctctttgctccccagctacagaccttggactgcccctggactttgcctgacctagCCTCAGCTCGTGACACTGGACTCCTCCTGTCCTCTGCCATCTTTCTCAGTGTTGCAGCATCCAGACTGTGAGCAGACTGTCTTTAGAGAATTCTGCCACGCTCCCCACAACACTGAAAGGCTGGGCAGGGAACAGGCAAGCCTGACTGATCGGGGACTGTGTTAAAAGTCCAACTGGTGTGGTAGAGAACACCCAGGAGACATTCTGCTCTCCCTGGAATAGATAGACTAGATACCTAGATGAGGAATCCTCTTGAGGGATCAGAAAAGGAAAGCCTAAATCCACTTCCAGATTCTATTCTCTTGCAGATGAGGCCTGGGCCAGGATACCTGCTttcgccttctcctcctccatcttgttGATCAGCAAGAAACGGGGACTCTCCGGGCAGAAGGGCAGAGCTGCACACTGCAAGATGGCGGGGATGACGGTGAAGCCCAGCAAGAGGGGCCAGAGAGTTTTGGTGCCCATGATGACGTTTAAGCCAAAGACCTACATGGGAAcagggcaggagagaaagaacTGACACAAGTTGCTTCCCTGCTACTTAAGGAGTCAAGCGGAGCATATCCAAATCAAAAATATACTCCAGGATCAAAAAACAACTTTCAGTTGAACACACAAGTGAAGTAGCTTATAAATTCACCTGTCTCTGAAAAAACATAAAAATTGGATGtaaagttgcccttttctacatttCTGCACCCATCATCTCTCTCACTTGCAACTAATGCTGCACCCACTTTCCCCTTGGCTTGTCCTCCCAACCCCCTTCCTCAGCAAGGTGGGGGTGCCACTGGAAAAAAGTCAGCAGTATATTGATAATTAATAAGACACATCTTTACTTCCGCCCATGTCTTGCAAAGCTTATTTTAAGCAACAGAAATGAGGGAGGGGGAGCTTCCTTTCCTTCGCACTGCCTctgcttcccccaccaccaccaccattctgCACCCACTTGCTCACCAGTTCTTTTGCTCTGCCATTGGCAGGAAACAGTCATGCCTTTTTACCAGCACCATTGGTTCTGGCAGCCACCGCAAAAGAAAGCCAGCTTACCTGTGCCACCAGGATGCCAATGACGACACCCAGCTGGTTGAGGGTGCCAAAAGCCCCTCGCAGAGCAGTGGGAGAGACCTCGCTGATGTACATGGGCACAAAGCCCGTGCAGAGTCCACAGAAGAGGCCGACGAAGAAGCGGCCGACGATGAACATCTCCATCGCCTTGGCCAGTTTAGAGAATCCCATCAAGATGCCGCCCACGATGATCAAAATGTTCACCAGCAGCATCGAATTTCGCCTGCACAGAGAAGAAGAGACCATGCAGAGGACTTTTCAATGAAAGGtaactgcagaagggagggcCCCCGTGGGGAGAAGGGATTGTCTCCCTAAGGACTttttcccatttgtctgatgggAAAAATGGAAAATTGGGGGCagtactcgggggggggggagtgaacacCTATGAAATGCTTCTTTGAAGGCAAGGTTCATCACACCCAAATAcatagtgtgaggacttctaattTTTTTCTGAAAGAAAACCAGGAAACTTTCAGGGAGCTCTGTCAAATTCCATGCAGAAAGTCCAACCAGTTCTCACCCTGCTgaacatggcgggggggggggggcacagtccATGTCTGGTATAGTCTCTCGTTTGAGCCACATCAAGGAGGAGCAAGGCTATTCATTTCAGTGTGAGAAGAACCGCAGGGAATTGTGTGTCGTGCCTCAGATCCATCTGTCAGGCAGCTACCATCTTTAATGGTGCCAACAACCTGCTGCTTGAGATGGGCCCTTTATTCTGCCACATGCAAATCTTCATTTCTTGAGATCTCTCTTGGGAGCTCCACTCCCCACACATGCCCCAGCCCTCCCACACAGGTGAGACTGCCACCAAGTTACCTGCCGAACCGGTTgacaaaaagcccaacagaaaatGAGCCAATCATCCCTCCAACTGTGAAGATGGCCACCGAGAGAGACCACAGGGAAGTCAAGAGGTTGGGGGACATTGGTTCTCCTGTCCGCTCAGCCCAGGACTCATTGAAGAAGCTCTTTATGATCTGCAGAAGGGGAAGAATATATTGCCCAGGATTAGAACCAGGCACAACAGATGgacagaaagtggtggcagacTCGCTTTCTGGGGGAAAAGGAGGTTTCTGTGCACCCTAAAGGAATGCGGGGAGACCACCAAAATTCAGAACAGAAGCAGCAGCCTGCTGAACCCCCCCAAACGCCCATCTCACCCAGACTCCTGTTCTCCACTATGGCCAGCAAGAAGTCATCCAAAccccaaagcagcagcagcagcactcctctcccccgccccccaccaatGACTCACCAGCTGCAGAAGCCCTGCAGGTGCTCtggaccccaccctccccgcaggAATCCCCAGTCTGTCCTCAGAGTCACTTCAGAGTGTGCAGACCAGGGCAGACAAGTGAGTGTGAAAATGTTCCCTGAAGCAGGAAGCTCTGAAGGCTGGCACTGGGGCCTGAAATggattctttctcttcttttctcttccttcATTCCGTtgcttttttttaaggggggggggatgctctcTCCCACACTGTATCCCTCAAGGCTGAGAAGAAAGGGAAGACCCAACTGCAAGTGACTGCCCAGAAGAAGCCCAGCTGCCTCTCtgtcctccccgccccctccagcaCTATTCATCCTGCCAAGAggaggccgggggtgggggagctgaTGCTGAGCACCccagaaggcaggaaggcaggcagagaTCCCGGACCGGTCCTTACCAGCCTCCAGGACAAGTCAGCTGACTCCTGGAGTCCCCCAGAGGCTTTTCAAGGCGGGAGAC
Encoded here:
- the LOC132576899 gene encoding solute carrier family 2, facilitated glucose transporter member 3-like gives rise to the protein MSPNLLTSLWSLSVAIFTVGGMIGSFSVGLFVNRFGRRNSMLLVNILIIVGGILMGFSKLAKAMEMFIVGRFFVGLFCGLCTGFVPMYISEVSPTALRGAFGTLNQLGVVIGILVAQVFGLNVIMGTKTLWPLLLGFTVIPAILQCAALPFCPESPRFLLINKMEEEKAKAVLQKLRGTQDVSADIQEMKDESAKMSQEKKVTILELFRSPSYRQAILIAIMLQLSQQLSGINAVFYYSTGIFRDAGVKEPVYATIGAGVVNTVFTVVSLFLVEHAGRRTLHLVGLGGMGVCAAVMTIALVWKDTITWMSYLSIVAILVFVAFFEIGPGPIPWFIVSELFSQGPRPAAVAVAGCSNWTSNFLVAMLFPYAAKYCGNYVFIIFIVFLVIFFIFTFFKVPETKGRTFDDISSGFERRAEDGVATATVEKGPVMEMTSIQPVKEDVAVDL